GCGATAGCCTCCAGACCGCAGAAGATTATGAGCGCGTGGCCTGGGAGCTGGGCGAGACAGCCAAAGCGCAGAATGTCCACTACCTTGAGGTGACGATCTCACCGACCTCGCCGCTGAAGCCGCGCACCCGCGCGCTACCCGATATCGTGCTGGCCGGCTGCGAAGCCGCTGCCCGTCAGGTCTGGACCGATTTCGGCGTTCGCATGCAGTTCATCGTCGATGCCGTCCGCATCCGCACGCCAGAGGAGGTGCAGGCGATCGCCGAGTGGTGCGTCGACAACCTCGGCAATGGACTCGTGGGTCTCGGCCTGGGCGGCACCGAAATCGGATTCCCGGCAGCGCCCCACGCAGCCGCGATCGCATTCGCACGCGAACGCGGCGCGCGCATCAGCCTCCACGCGGGTGAGACGGTCGGACCCGAGAGCGTCTGGGATGCACTCAATAGTGGCGCTGAACGCATCGGCCATGGTGTGACCAGCGTGCAGGACCCTGACCTGCTGCACCATCTTGCTGGCACTGGCACCGTGCTGGAGGTGTCACCAACCAGCAACATCTGCCTCGGTGTTTCGACCAGCTACAGCGAGCATCCGATTCGCGCGCTTTATGACGCCGGCGTGCTGGTGACGATCAACACTGACGACCCGCCGATGTTCGACGCGACGCTGACCGGCGAGTACGAAGCCCTCGCCAGGCACGCCGGATTCACCATCGACGAGCTGGTCGCGATCTCGCGCCGCGCGGCGGAGGCGGCCTTCCTGCCGGACGAAGAACGGGCAGCGCTCATCGCCCGTTTCGACACGGAGATTGACGCCCTGCGGCAGCCGGACGAGCCACAACGTTGATTGTGCATTTCTCCACGATGTAGCATTCAGTACTCCCCGCTCGGCACCTGAGCACGCTGCGGGTACATATTCTCTGCAGGCGACCGTGTGCGACAGCGGTCGTTGTGCGCTGAGCGGCAGACACCTCGGGGTGAGGGGTTGGTAGCGCGACGGTCGATCAGGGCCGCCGCGCGACAAGCAACAGGGCATTTCATGGAACAGGCAGAGCGCGGCCAACGGGCCGAGCATGCGATACCGGACATTGTCATTCGCCGATTACCGATTTACGTCCGGACCCTCAAGCTGATCGCCGACAGCGGTACCGCGACAGTCTCGTCCGACGATCTGGCCGAGGAAATCGGCGTCACTGCGGCGCAAATCCGGCGCGATCTCTCCTACTTTGGCAAGTTCGGGAAGCAGGGCAAAGGCTACGACGTCACGACGCTCGTGGCGGAGATCGAGCACATTCTTCAGCTGGATCGGCATTGGGACGTGGCGCTCGTCGGATTCGGCAACCTTGGCCGCGCCATCGCCGCCTACCGTGGCTTCGGTTCGAAAACGTTCGAGATCGCCGCAATCTTCGACCGCAATCCAGATCGTATCGGCCAGCGCTCCGAGGACGGCGTCCTTGTCGAGCATGCCGACGAGATCACCCGCGTCGTTCGCGAGAAGAACATCCACATGGGCATCATCGCCGTGCCGGCTGCGGCAGGCCAGGAGGCCGCCGACGCGCTGATCGATGGCGGTGTCCGCGCAATCCTCAACTACGCACCGGTCATTCTGCGTGTCCCAGAGACCGTCTGGGTGCGCGAGATCGACCCAACCGGCGCAATGCAGTCGATGACCTATTATCTGAGCGACGATCCGGAATCGTCCAATGCGACGAAGCCAGAATCACGCCGCATGTCGCCAGAGCCAACGCCGGGCTGGTAGACCGCTAGCGATGCGCCGTCACACCAACCTGTTGGCAGACATCCAGCAGCGGGCAGGTTGAGCAGCGCGGCAGGTTGCCAGTGCAGATGTGCTTGCCGAACGGCACCAGCAGGCGGTTGATCTCCAGCCAGTACTTCCGCGGTAGCTTCTCCTCCAGCACGACCATCGTCTGCTCGGGAGTCCGCGTCTGCACGTAGCCCCAGCGGTTGGTGACGCGATGGACATGGATGTCGGCTGACACCCGCGGCGCATCGCAGGCAATCCCCAACACCAGATACGCGCACTTCGGTCCAACTCCGGGGAATGTCTGCAGCTGTTCGTCATCACACGGCACCTCGCCGCCAAACTCGTCAATGACCCGCTGCGCGATCTGAACGATCTGGCGTGCCTTCGATTCGTGGAACGTGGCACGACTGATGAGGCGTTCAACCGTTGCTACACCCAGCTGCAGCATCGCGTACGGCGTCCGCGCCTGCTGGAACAGCGCCTCGGCGACGGGCAGCGTCGTCTCGTCGCGAGTGCGAATCGAGATCATGCAGGCAACGAGCTGCTCGAACGGCGACGTATAGCCGCGCCCCGCGAGCTCGAAGAGCGCCGCCTTCGGGTATGGCTCGACAGCCTGCGCCAGCCGTAGCATGACATCATCAATGTCGAATGCCTGTTTCGCCATGCGGTCGCCTCTCTCAGCATCACCGTCAGCTACGTCGCGTCTCTCGTGCCATCGGCTACGGGACGTGCGTTTCGATACTATTCGGTGTTGATGCAGCGCAGGAGCAGGATCTGATGGACGAACCGGCACGACAGATGCACGCAGCCGGAGTACGCGGGCGAACGGTGTTACGGGCGGCCGCCGGACTGTTTCTCACCCTGCTGGCCTGTTACCTCCTCACCCACGGCGGCGAGTTCTACAGCTCCGATGGTTATGTGATGTATGAGACGGCCAAGGCGCTGGCACTACGGCACACGATCGTCCTCGACCCCAACTCCGACCTCGCCTGGCAGATCGTCGAGGGGCAGCACGGCCTGTACTTCTCGAAGTACGGATTGGGCCAGCCTCTCCTGGCTGCCATCCCGATCCTGCTCGCCAAGGCGCTGCGTGAGGTCGCACTCGGCCCCATCTTCGATCAGGCGCTCTACCTCTATGCAGTCTCGCTGTTCAACCAACTCGTCACAGCTGCCACCGGCGTGCTCGTCTTCCTGCTGGCGTTGCGACTGGGTAACGGCATCCGGCTGGCCTGCGGGCTGGCGCTCGCCTGGGGCCTGACGACACTCGCCTGGCCGTACTCCAAAACGTTCTTCAGCGAGCCACTGTTCACCGCCTGCCTGCTCATGGCCGCGCTCGGTCTGCTCGCCTATCGGCAGATATCGGGAAACACGCGCTTCGCCTGGCTGGCGCTCGCCTCGCTCGGCCTCGGCTACGCCGTGCTAACGCGCGTCGTTGGCGCGCTGCTCATCCCACCATTCCTGCTGTACGCGATCTGGGCTGCTCTGCCGCATCCC
This Thermomicrobiales bacterium DNA region includes the following protein-coding sequences:
- a CDS encoding endonuclease III, which gives rise to MAKQAFDIDDVMLRLAQAVEPYPKAALFELAGRGYTSPFEQLVACMISIRTRDETTLPVAEALFQQARTPYAMLQLGVATVERLISRATFHESKARQIVQIAQRVIDEFGGEVPCDDEQLQTFPGVGPKCAYLVLGIACDAPRVSADIHVHRVTNRWGYVQTRTPEQTMVVLEEKLPRKYWLEINRLLVPFGKHICTGNLPRCSTCPLLDVCQQVGVTAHR
- the add gene encoding adenosine deaminase; this translates as MAACDSLQTAEDYERVAWELGETAKAQNVHYLEVTISPTSPLKPRTRALPDIVLAGCEAAARQVWTDFGVRMQFIVDAVRIRTPEEVQAIAEWCVDNLGNGLVGLGLGGTEIGFPAAPHAAAIAFARERGARISLHAGETVGPESVWDALNSGAERIGHGVTSVQDPDLLHHLAGTGTVLEVSPTSNICLGVSTSYSEHPIRALYDAGVLVTINTDDPPMFDATLTGEYEALARHAGFTIDELVAISRRAAEAAFLPDEERAALIARFDTEIDALRQPDEPQR
- a CDS encoding redox-sensing transcriptional repressor Rex; this encodes MEQAERGQRAEHAIPDIVIRRLPIYVRTLKLIADSGTATVSSDDLAEEIGVTAAQIRRDLSYFGKFGKQGKGYDVTTLVAEIEHILQLDRHWDVALVGFGNLGRAIAAYRGFGSKTFEIAAIFDRNPDRIGQRSEDGVLVEHADEITRVVREKNIHMGIIAVPAAAGQEAADALIDGGVRAILNYAPVILRVPETVWVREIDPTGAMQSMTYYLSDDPESSNATKPESRRMSPEPTPGW